From Lujinxingia vulgaris, a single genomic window includes:
- a CDS encoding response regulator, with protein MTTGQMQAVGRQEQEASQRAHSGLAGRCVLLVEDDEAVRELIAILLKDLGVEVVELGDGIEALNYVAASEVYRRSVRRPDLIVADINMPNFSGLDLMMGLRESRVRPPVVLVTAVNDEDIQAEARRLGAVSIVQKPFEVDDLLGEVAGALLRAEQVDEDLVES; from the coding sequence ATGACGACAGGGCAGATGCAGGCAGTGGGGAGGCAGGAGCAGGAGGCGTCGCAGCGAGCCCATAGCGGGTTGGCGGGGCGTTGCGTGCTGCTGGTTGAGGATGATGAGGCGGTGCGCGAGCTGATCGCGATCTTGCTCAAAGACCTCGGGGTGGAGGTGGTGGAGCTGGGCGATGGTATCGAAGCGCTCAACTATGTGGCCGCCTCGGAGGTGTATCGGCGCTCGGTGCGTCGCCCGGACCTGATCGTGGCGGACATCAACATGCCCAACTTCAGCGGGCTCGATCTTATGATGGGGCTGCGCGAGAGCCGGGTGCGCCCGCCGGTGGTGCTGGTCACCGCCGTCAACGACGAAGACATCCAGGCCGAGGCTCGCCGGCTGGGCGCGGTGAGCATCGTGCAGAAACCCTTTGAGGTCGACGATCTGCTCGGTGAGGTCGCCGGCGCGCTTCTGCGCGCAGAGCAGGTCGACGAAGATCTTGTCGAGAGTTGA
- a CDS encoding HAD family hydrolase → MTQPTGRPAAFFDLDRTLIAINSAFVYARHERRAGRISALQFLKASAWMGLYHLSLVDMERAFAEAVRHYRGQPAESLRERTRQFFEDHVLKTVQPGAEAALERHRAEAHPLVLLTASSPFMSKLAADHWQLDAWLSNQFPIDADGALRGTFERPICYGPGKVFWATKWAEQAGVDLKASYFYTDSYSDLPMLLEVGHPRVVNPDPRLRREAQRRGWTIEDWTR, encoded by the coding sequence ATGACCCAACCCACCGGGCGTCCCGCCGCCTTCTTCGACCTCGATCGCACCCTCATCGCCATCAACAGCGCGTTTGTCTACGCGCGCCATGAGCGGCGGGCGGGGCGTATCTCGGCGCTGCAATTCTTGAAGGCGTCGGCGTGGATGGGGCTCTACCACCTCTCGCTGGTCGATATGGAGCGGGCCTTCGCCGAGGCCGTACGCCACTACCGCGGCCAGCCCGCCGAATCACTGCGCGAGCGCACCCGCCAATTTTTCGAAGATCATGTGCTCAAAACGGTGCAGCCCGGCGCCGAGGCCGCGCTTGAGCGTCACCGCGCTGAGGCCCACCCCCTGGTGCTGCTCACCGCCAGCAGCCCCTTTATGTCCAAACTTGCCGCGGACCACTGGCAGCTCGACGCCTGGCTCTCCAACCAGTTTCCCATCGACGCCGACGGGGCGCTGCGGGGCACCTTTGAGCGCCCCATCTGCTACGGCCCAGGCAAAGTCTTCTGGGCCACGAAATGGGCCGAGCAGGCCGGCGTCGATCTCAAGGCCTCCTACTTTTACACCGACTCATACTCCGACCTGCCCATGCTCCTGGAGGTCGGGCACCCCCGGGTGGTCAACCCCGACCCGCGCCTTCGGCGCGAGGCGCAGCGCCGCGGCTGGACCATCGAAGACTGGACCCGCTAA
- a CDS encoding SRPBCC family protein: protein MSSRDQRSDTVMALNALSREPGARSGAGLEAINPLPLIAGALLSAYGLKRRGFFGYFLTGIGVGVAYRAARDEQLFEKGWHRRLLHTAAREMAPIHRAITINRAPAEVYAFWREVENLAIYLPRIHDIDRIDDERSIWSFKGPGEVVVKSEVEIIDDQPERLLVWRAVEPSDLFHEGWVSFAPVEGGAATEVDLHLRVLAPGGKPGARLVELLGRMGPLSPAGELARIREVLEAGIPDRVEAASSTLH, encoded by the coding sequence ATGAGCTCCCGCGACCAACGCTCCGACACCGTGATGGCGCTCAACGCCCTGAGCCGCGAGCCGGGCGCGCGCAGCGGCGCCGGCCTGGAGGCCATCAACCCCCTGCCGCTCATCGCCGGCGCGCTGCTGAGCGCTTACGGGCTCAAGCGCCGCGGATTTTTTGGCTACTTCTTAACCGGCATCGGCGTCGGCGTGGCCTACCGGGCGGCCCGCGATGAGCAGCTCTTTGAAAAAGGCTGGCATCGCCGCCTGCTGCACACCGCTGCCCGCGAGATGGCGCCGATCCACCGCGCCATCACCATCAACCGCGCTCCGGCCGAAGTCTACGCCTTCTGGCGAGAGGTCGAAAACCTGGCCATCTACCTGCCGCGCATCCACGACATCGACCGCATCGACGACGAGCGCTCCATCTGGAGCTTTAAAGGCCCCGGCGAGGTGGTGGTGAAGAGTGAGGTTGAGATCATTGACGATCAGCCCGAGCGTCTCCTGGTATGGCGCGCGGTGGAGCCCTCCGACCTCTTTCACGAAGGCTGGGTGAGCTTTGCGCCCGTCGAAGGAGGCGCAGCCACCGAGGTGGACCTTCACCTGCGCGTACTCGCCCCGGGCGGAAAACCCGGCGCGCGCCTGGTCGAGCTGCTCGGCCGTATGGGGCCACTCTCACCCGCCGGCGAACTTGCCAGGATTCGCGAAGTCCTCGAAGCTGGCATCCCCGACCGGGTGGAAGCAGCCTCTTCCACCCTGCACTGA